Proteins from a genomic interval of Burkholderia cepacia GG4:
- a CDS encoding ATP-dependent DNA helicase, translated as MNSPLEANPDARRDASSAGRVRAPEGTFELSRKRVDELDTIFGEGGLLARALDGYHPRLSQIEMARAVASAMEASARRMPEPEIFETRKRPARRLGEGDKAAESAADGAAADTDGDTGDNTLIVEAGTGTGKTYAYLVPAMLWGGKVIVSTGTKHLQDQLFQRDIPTVRNALAVPVTVAMLKGRSNYLCHYYLQRTADNGRLPSRQDTAYLQEIVRFAKVTKSGDKAELASVPETAPVWSMVTSTRDNCLGQECPHYKECFVMQARREAQQADIVVVNHHLFFADIMLRDTGMAELLPNANTVIFDEAHQLPETATLFFGETLSTTQILELARDTVAEGLSHARDAVEWVKLGGDLERAARDLRLAFANDQIVRMSLAQLGDDHPMFGALDALEVALDALASALASQAERAESLGACLRRARELQDLLAGWVAPGAAEAAAKADAAAAGDKAAADGDPNEKVRWVEVFAHTVQLHETPLSVAPIFAKQRAGVPRAWVFTSATLSVRGDFTHYAAQMGLSSRRSMTLASPFDYQTQGLLYVPRNLPQPSSPAFTDAVFDAALPAIEASGGGVFMLCTTLRAVDRIASKLRDVIESRGWNTPLLVQGDASRTELLDRFRSYGNAILVGSQSFWEGVDVRGDALSLVVIDKLPFAPPDDPVLAARLDALTKKGLSPFAVHQLPQAVITLKQGAGRLIRAETDRGVLMICDTRLVDKPYGRRIWQSLPPFKRTREIAVVQDFFDEQRADKRA; from the coding sequence TTGAATTCACCGCTTGAAGCCAACCCCGATGCCCGGCGTGACGCGTCGTCCGCCGGGCGCGTTCGTGCGCCCGAAGGCACCTTCGAGCTGAGCCGCAAGCGTGTCGACGAACTCGACACGATCTTCGGCGAAGGCGGACTGCTTGCGCGCGCGCTCGACGGCTATCACCCCCGTCTGTCGCAGATCGAGATGGCGCGTGCGGTCGCGTCCGCGATGGAGGCGTCCGCGCGCCGGATGCCCGAGCCGGAGATCTTCGAGACCCGCAAGCGGCCGGCGCGCCGCCTCGGCGAAGGCGACAAGGCGGCCGAATCCGCCGCCGACGGCGCGGCGGCCGACACCGACGGCGACACCGGCGACAACACGCTGATCGTCGAGGCCGGCACCGGTACCGGCAAGACCTATGCGTATCTGGTGCCCGCGATGCTGTGGGGCGGCAAGGTGATCGTGTCGACCGGCACGAAGCACCTGCAGGACCAGCTGTTCCAGCGCGACATCCCGACGGTGCGCAACGCGCTCGCGGTGCCGGTGACGGTCGCGATGCTCAAGGGCCGCTCGAACTACCTGTGCCATTACTACCTGCAGCGCACGGCCGACAACGGCCGCCTGCCGTCGCGACAGGACACCGCCTATCTGCAGGAAATCGTTCGTTTCGCGAAGGTCACGAAGAGCGGCGACAAGGCCGAGCTCGCGAGCGTGCCGGAGACGGCGCCCGTGTGGTCGATGGTCACGTCGACGCGCGACAACTGCCTCGGCCAGGAGTGCCCGCATTACAAGGAGTGCTTCGTGATGCAGGCGCGGCGCGAGGCGCAGCAGGCCGACATCGTCGTCGTCAACCATCACCTGTTCTTCGCGGACATCATGCTGCGCGACACGGGGATGGCCGAACTGCTGCCGAACGCGAACACGGTGATCTTCGACGAAGCGCATCAGCTGCCCGAGACGGCCACGCTGTTTTTCGGCGAGACGCTGTCGACCACGCAGATCCTCGAGCTCGCGCGCGACACGGTGGCCGAGGGCCTGAGCCATGCGCGCGACGCGGTCGAATGGGTCAAGCTCGGCGGCGATCTCGAACGCGCGGCGCGCGACCTGCGCCTGGCGTTCGCGAACGACCAGATCGTGCGCATGTCGCTCGCGCAGCTCGGCGACGATCACCCGATGTTCGGCGCGCTCGACGCGCTCGAGGTGGCGCTCGACGCGCTCGCATCGGCGCTCGCGAGCCAGGCCGAGCGGGCGGAGTCGCTCGGCGCGTGCCTGCGGCGCGCCCGCGAGCTGCAGGACCTGCTGGCGGGCTGGGTCGCGCCCGGCGCCGCCGAAGCGGCGGCGAAGGCCGATGCCGCGGCGGCCGGCGACAAGGCGGCTGCCGACGGCGACCCGAACGAGAAGGTGCGCTGGGTCGAAGTGTTCGCGCATACCGTCCAGCTGCACGAGACGCCGCTGTCGGTCGCGCCGATTTTCGCGAAGCAGCGTGCCGGCGTGCCGCGCGCGTGGGTCTTCACGTCGGCGACGCTGTCGGTGCGCGGCGACTTCACGCACTACGCGGCCCAGATGGGCCTCAGCTCGCGGCGCTCGATGACGCTCGCGAGCCCGTTCGACTACCAGACGCAGGGGCTGCTGTACGTGCCGCGCAATCTGCCGCAGCCGTCGTCGCCGGCATTTACCGACGCCGTGTTCGACGCGGCGTTGCCGGCGATCGAGGCGTCGGGCGGCGGCGTGTTCATGCTGTGCACGACGCTGCGCGCGGTCGACCGGATCGCATCGAAGCTGCGCGACGTGATCGAGTCACGCGGCTGGAATACGCCGCTGCTGGTGCAGGGCGACGCAAGCCGCACCGAGTTGCTCGATCGCTTCCGTTCCTACGGCAATGCGATCCTGGTCGGCAGCCAGAGCTTCTGGGAAGGCGTCGACGTGCGCGGCGACGCGTTGTCGCTGGTCGTGATCGACAAGCTGCCGTTCGCGCCGCCCGACGATCCGGTGCTGGCCGCGCGGCTCGATGCGCTGACCAAGAAGGGCTTGAGCCCGTTCGCGGTTCACCAGCTGCCGCAGGCCGTGATCACGCTGAAGCAGGGCGCGGGCCGCCTGATTCGCGCGGAGACGGATCGCGGCGTGCTGATGATCTGCGACACGCGGCTCGTCGACAAGCCTTACGGTCGCCGGATCTGGCAGAGCCTGCCGCCGTTCAAGCGTACCCGCGAGATCGCTGTCGTGCAGGACTTCTTCGACGAACAGCGCGCGGACAAGCGCGCGTGA
- a CDS encoding outer membrane protein assembly factor BamD yields MMNSTKRTARTVAARAAAVAAAALIAGCHGLPQKQDETATWSNNKLYSEAQDALSGGDWGKCAKYFESLQGRDPFGHFAQQAQINVAYCNWKDNEAAAADQAVDRFIQLHPDHPDIPYAYYLKGMIHFNDDLGLFGRFSGQDMSERDPQALRESYDAFKVVVDRYPKSKYAPDAAARMRYIVNALASHEVHAADYYYRRGAYVAAINRAQLAIKDYKGAPAIEDALHIMILSYGKLNQPQLAEDTQRVLAGTFPDSPYITGHSRPGAKKSWWQF; encoded by the coding sequence ATGATGAATTCGACCAAACGTACGGCCAGAACCGTCGCCGCCCGAGCTGCGGCGGTAGCGGCCGCGGCCCTCATCGCCGGCTGCCACGGCTTGCCGCAGAAGCAGGACGAGACGGCTACCTGGTCGAACAACAAATTATACTCAGAGGCCCAGGACGCACTGTCCGGCGGCGACTGGGGCAAGTGCGCGAAATATTTCGAATCGCTGCAAGGCCGCGATCCGTTCGGCCATTTCGCACAACAGGCGCAGATCAACGTCGCGTACTGCAACTGGAAGGACAACGAAGCGGCAGCCGCCGACCAGGCCGTCGACCGCTTCATCCAGCTGCACCCGGATCACCCGGATATCCCGTATGCGTACTACCTGAAGGGGATGATCCACTTCAACGACGATCTCGGCCTGTTCGGCCGCTTCTCCGGCCAGGACATGAGCGAGCGCGATCCGCAGGCCCTGCGCGAATCGTACGATGCGTTCAAGGTCGTCGTCGACCGCTATCCGAAGAGCAAGTACGCACCCGACGCCGCGGCCCGGATGCGCTACATCGTCAACGCGCTCGCATCGCACGAAGTGCACGCGGCCGACTACTACTATCGGCGCGGCGCCTATGTCGCGGCAATCAACCGCGCGCAGCTCGCGATCAAGGACTACAAGGGCGCGCCGGCGATCGAGGATGCGCTGCACATCATGATCCTGTCGTACGGCAAGCTGAATCAGCCGCAGCTCGCGGAAGACACGCAGCGCGTGCTCGCGGGGACGTTCCCGGACAGCCCGTACATCACCGGCCACTCGCGCCCCGGCGCGAAGAAGTCGTGGTGGCAGTTCTGA
- a CDS encoding RluA family pseudouridine synthase, with product MTRSSSQNAPRGKSNREDYSPSDRPADAASGDSLDDDLAADALQPPVVPSAPGDDAPRIVEVPLSLAGERLDKALAQLFPEFSRSRLQSWIEAQRVLVDGAPAKIRQPVPLGARIELVPDLLPEQLAFTPEPVPLDVIYEDDALVVINKPAGLVVHPAAGNWSGTILNGLLHRYGDAAAGLPRAGIVHRLDKETSGLMVVARTLAAQTDLVRQLQARTVKRRYFALVWGTMPEEGTIDAPIGRDPRERTRMAVVTGASGKPARTHFRTVDTCVWQRQPVSAIQCDLETGRTHQIRVHCSHAGHPLLGDPVYGRARGKRSVTPLPDGFARQALHAWRLGLVHPVTGKAMQWRCPLPDDMNALVAALGFGQGDEEFDDDGVYDDDDFGGEYHDDEPYMDDEEE from the coding sequence ATGACCCGTTCAAGTTCGCAGAATGCCCCGCGGGGCAAGTCAAATCGCGAAGATTATAGCCCAAGCGATCGGCCCGCCGACGCTGCGTCGGGGGATTCCCTCGACGACGATCTGGCCGCAGACGCGCTGCAGCCGCCTGTCGTGCCGTCCGCGCCGGGCGATGACGCGCCGCGTATCGTTGAAGTGCCGCTGTCGCTCGCGGGTGAACGCCTCGACAAGGCGCTCGCCCAACTGTTCCCCGAATTCTCCCGCAGCCGCCTGCAGAGCTGGATCGAGGCGCAGCGCGTGCTGGTCGACGGCGCGCCCGCGAAGATCCGCCAGCCGGTGCCGCTCGGCGCCAGGATCGAGCTCGTGCCCGACCTGCTGCCGGAGCAGCTGGCGTTTACGCCGGAGCCCGTGCCGCTCGACGTGATCTACGAGGACGACGCGCTCGTCGTCATCAACAAGCCGGCCGGCCTCGTCGTTCACCCGGCCGCCGGCAACTGGAGCGGCACGATCCTCAACGGGCTGCTGCATCGCTACGGCGACGCGGCGGCCGGCCTGCCGCGCGCCGGGATCGTTCACCGGCTCGACAAGGAAACGTCCGGCCTGATGGTGGTCGCGCGCACTTTGGCCGCGCAGACGGATCTCGTGCGCCAGTTGCAGGCCCGCACGGTGAAGCGCCGCTATTTCGCGCTCGTGTGGGGCACGATGCCCGAGGAAGGCACGATCGACGCGCCGATCGGCCGCGATCCGCGCGAGCGCACGCGCATGGCCGTCGTCACCGGCGCGTCGGGCAAGCCCGCGCGCACGCATTTCCGCACGGTTGACACATGCGTGTGGCAACGTCAGCCAGTTTCGGCGATCCAGTGCGACCTCGAAACCGGCCGCACGCATCAGATCCGCGTGCATTGCTCGCATGCCGGGCACCCGCTGCTCGGCGATCCTGTCTACGGGCGCGCGCGCGGCAAGCGCTCGGTCACGCCGCTGCCGGACGGGTTTGCACGGCAGGCGCTGCACGCATGGCGGCTCGGTCTCGTGCATCCGGTCACGGGCAAGGCGATGCAGTGGCGCTGCCCGCTGCCGGACGACATGAACGCACTGGTTGCGGCGCTGGGCTTCGGGCAGGGCGACGAGGAATTCGACGACGACGGTGTCTACGACGATGACGATTTTGGCGGCGAGTATCACGACGATGAGCCGTATATGGACGATGAGGAGGAGTGA
- the pgeF gene encoding peptidoglycan editing factor PgeF, which produces MTNLAPMTWQDCVRPDWRVSPRVRALITTRDGGVSEGPYGRWQDGAALPGGMNLGLHTGDDPAHVAANRARLLALAGQSRAAWLDQVHGAQVVRADEVIEAAPGAAAPVQADASVTDRAGAVCVVMVADCLPVLLCDAQGRAVGAAHAGWRGLAAGVVEQTAARVAALAGGATDELHAYLGPAIGPQAFEVGADVRAAFLDTAPQSEHDETQQAFVAIDGVPGKFLADLPALARLRLARAGVAHVSGGTACTVAEHARFYSYRRDRVTGRMAAAIWLAD; this is translated from the coding sequence ATGACGAACCTGGCGCCGATGACCTGGCAGGACTGCGTACGGCCCGACTGGCGGGTGTCGCCGCGCGTGCGGGCGCTGATCACGACGCGTGACGGCGGCGTGAGCGAGGGTCCGTACGGGCGCTGGCAGGACGGTGCCGCGTTGCCGGGCGGCATGAATCTCGGCTTGCATACCGGTGACGATCCGGCCCATGTCGCCGCGAATCGCGCGCGCCTGCTCGCGCTCGCGGGCCAGTCGCGCGCGGCGTGGCTCGACCAGGTTCACGGCGCGCAGGTCGTGCGCGCGGACGAGGTGATCGAGGCCGCGCCCGGTGCCGCGGCGCCCGTGCAGGCCGACGCGAGCGTGACGGACCGCGCGGGCGCGGTCTGTGTCGTGATGGTCGCGGATTGCCTGCCGGTGCTGCTGTGCGACGCACAGGGTCGCGCGGTGGGCGCCGCGCATGCGGGCTGGCGCGGGCTCGCGGCCGGTGTCGTCGAGCAGACCGCAGCGCGCGTCGCGGCGCTCGCCGGCGGCGCGACGGATGAGCTCCATGCGTATCTCGGGCCCGCGATCGGCCCGCAGGCGTTCGAGGTCGGCGCGGACGTGCGCGCCGCGTTTCTCGACACGGCTCCGCAGTCGGAGCATGATGAGACGCAGCAAGCGTTCGTCGCGATCGATGGCGTGCCCGGCAAGTTTCTCGCCGATCTCCCTGCGCTTGCGCGCCTGCGCCTCGCCCGCGCCGGCGTTGCCCACGTGAGCGGCGGGACTGCGTGCACGGTCGCCGAACACGCGCGCTTCTATTCGTACCGGCGCGACCGTGTGACCGGCCGCATGGCCGCGGCGATCTGGCTGGCCGACTGA
- the phaC gene encoding class I poly(R)-hydroxyalkanoic acid synthase, with amino-acid sequence MTASKNSSTSAQAGTFAGSTGFDPAAQPMQQMFEAWLNAWRGFADPARAATAATTANPFAAFQFPKSFPFQMPSMPDLGGLGGLASPFAGLKLPVAAIPPERLQKLQADYARDCVTLMQQAAAAKLESPELKDRRFSADAWKASPAHAFAAAWYLLNARYLQELADALETDPKTRERIRFSVQQWTAAAAPSNFLALNPDAQKSILETQGESLRQGMMNLLGDLQRGKISQTDESQFVVGKNLGCTEGSVVYENDLIQLIQYTPKTDKVFERPLLIVPPCINKFYILDLQPENSLVAHALSNGHQVFLVSWRNADASVAHKTWDDYMNEGLLAAIDAVQQVSGREQINALGFCVGGTMLATALAVLAARGEHPVASMTLLTAMLDFTDTGILDVFVDEAHVQMREQTIGGKNGTPPGLMRGVEFANTFSFLRPNDLVWNYVVDNYLKGRTPAAFDLLYWNSDSTSLPGPMYAWYLRNTYLENKLRVPGALTVCGESVDLSRIDVPTFIYGSREDHIVPWQTAYESTSILTGPLKFVLGASGHIAGVINPPAKKKRSYWINDGDLPESADDWFAGATEQPGSWWTTWVEWLDQYGGRKVEPPAKPGSAQFPVIEPAPGRYVLQRD; translated from the coding sequence ATGACAGCATCGAAAAATTCGTCGACGTCCGCTCAGGCGGGCACTTTCGCGGGCAGCACCGGATTCGATCCGGCCGCACAGCCGATGCAGCAGATGTTCGAGGCGTGGCTGAACGCATGGCGCGGTTTCGCTGATCCGGCCCGCGCCGCGACGGCAGCGACCACGGCCAACCCGTTCGCCGCATTCCAGTTCCCGAAGTCGTTTCCGTTCCAGATGCCGTCGATGCCCGACCTGGGGGGGCTGGGCGGCCTGGCATCGCCGTTCGCGGGGCTGAAGTTGCCGGTTGCCGCGATCCCGCCCGAGCGGCTCCAGAAACTGCAGGCCGACTATGCGCGCGACTGTGTGACGCTGATGCAGCAGGCCGCCGCCGCGAAGCTCGAGTCGCCGGAACTGAAGGACCGCCGCTTCAGCGCGGACGCCTGGAAGGCGTCGCCTGCGCATGCGTTCGCGGCTGCGTGGTACCTGCTCAACGCGCGCTACCTGCAGGAACTGGCCGACGCGCTCGAGACTGATCCGAAGACGCGCGAGCGCATCCGTTTCTCGGTCCAGCAATGGACGGCCGCCGCCGCGCCGAGCAACTTCCTCGCGCTCAACCCCGATGCGCAGAAGTCGATCCTTGAAACGCAGGGCGAAAGCCTGCGGCAGGGGATGATGAACCTGCTCGGCGACCTGCAGCGCGGCAAGATTTCGCAGACCGATGAATCGCAATTCGTGGTCGGCAAGAACCTCGGGTGCACCGAAGGCTCGGTCGTCTACGAGAACGACCTGATCCAGCTGATCCAGTACACGCCGAAGACGGACAAGGTGTTCGAGCGGCCGCTGCTGATCGTGCCGCCGTGCATCAACAAGTTCTACATCCTCGACCTGCAGCCCGAGAACTCGCTCGTCGCGCATGCGCTGTCGAACGGCCATCAGGTGTTCCTCGTGTCGTGGCGCAACGCCGATGCGTCGGTCGCGCACAAGACGTGGGACGACTACATGAACGAAGGGCTGCTCGCGGCGATCGACGCCGTGCAGCAGGTCAGCGGCCGCGAGCAGATCAATGCGCTCGGCTTCTGCGTCGGCGGCACGATGCTCGCGACTGCGCTGGCGGTGCTCGCCGCGCGCGGCGAACATCCGGTCGCGTCGATGACGCTGCTGACCGCGATGCTCGATTTCACCGACACCGGCATCCTCGACGTGTTCGTCGACGAGGCGCACGTGCAGATGCGCGAGCAGACCATCGGCGGCAAGAACGGCACGCCGCCGGGGTTGATGCGCGGCGTCGAGTTCGCGAACACGTTCTCGTTCCTGCGGCCGAACGACCTCGTGTGGAACTACGTCGTCGACAACTACCTGAAGGGCCGTACGCCCGCGGCGTTCGACCTGCTGTACTGGAACAGTGACTCGACGAGCCTGCCGGGCCCGATGTACGCGTGGTACCTGCGCAATACCTATCTCGAGAACAAGCTCCGCGTGCCGGGCGCGCTGACCGTGTGCGGCGAATCCGTCGACCTGTCGCGCATCGACGTGCCGACCTTCATCTACGGTTCGCGCGAGGATCACATCGTGCCGTGGCAGACGGCCTATGAGTCGACGTCGATCCTGACGGGCCCGCTGAAGTTCGTGCTCGGCGCGTCGGGTCACATCGCGGGCGTGATCAATCCGCCGGCGAAGAAGAAGCGCAGCTACTGGATCAACGACGGCGACCTGCCCGAATCCGCGGACGACTGGTTTGCCGGCGCGACCGAGCAGCCGGGCAGCTGGTGGACGACCTGGGTCGAATGGCTCGACCAGTACGGCGGCCGCAAGGTGGAACCGCCCGCCAAGCCCGGCTCCGCGCAGTTCCCGGTGATCGAGCCGGCGCCGGGCCGCTACGTGTTGCAGCGCGATTGA
- a CDS encoding acetyl-CoA C-acetyltransferase, whose product MTDVVIVSAARTAVGKFGGSLAKVAAPELGATVIRAVLERAGVKPEQVSEVIMGQVLTAGSGQNPARQSLIKAGLPTAVPGMTINKVCGSGLKAVMLAANAIVAGDADIVIAGGQENMSASPHVLPGSRDGFRMGDAKLVDTMIVDGLWDVYNQYHMGVTAENVAKEYGITREEQDAFAALSQNKAEAAQKAGRFNDEIVPVSIPQRKGEPLQFATDEFVRHGVTAESLAGLKPAFSKDGSVTAANASGLNDGAAAVLVMSAQKAAALGLTPLARIKAYANAGVDPSVMGMGPVPASRRCLERAGWTPGDLDLMEINEAFAAQALAVHKQMGWDTSKVNVNGGAIAIGHPIGASGCRILVTLLHEMVKRDAKRGLASLCIGGGMGVALAVERP is encoded by the coding sequence ATGACGGACGTAGTGATCGTATCGGCCGCGCGGACCGCGGTCGGCAAATTCGGCGGCTCGCTCGCGAAGGTTGCGGCACCGGAGCTGGGCGCGACGGTGATCCGCGCAGTGCTGGAGCGTGCGGGCGTGAAGCCCGAGCAGGTCAGCGAAGTGATCATGGGCCAGGTGCTGACGGCCGGTTCCGGGCAGAACCCGGCGCGCCAGTCGCTGATCAAGGCCGGGCTGCCGACGGCAGTGCCGGGGATGACGATCAACAAGGTGTGCGGCTCGGGCCTGAAGGCCGTGATGCTGGCGGCGAATGCGATTGTCGCGGGCGACGCGGACATCGTGATCGCGGGCGGCCAGGAGAACATGAGCGCATCGCCGCACGTGCTGCCGGGCTCGCGCGACGGGTTCCGGATGGGCGACGCGAAGCTGGTCGACACGATGATCGTCGACGGCCTGTGGGACGTGTACAACCAGTACCACATGGGCGTCACGGCGGAGAACGTCGCGAAGGAATACGGGATCACGCGCGAAGAGCAGGACGCGTTCGCGGCGCTGTCGCAGAACAAGGCGGAAGCCGCGCAGAAGGCCGGCCGCTTCAACGACGAGATCGTTCCGGTGTCGATCCCGCAACGCAAGGGTGAGCCGCTGCAGTTCGCGACCGACGAGTTCGTGCGTCACGGCGTGACGGCGGAATCGCTGGCCGGGCTGAAGCCGGCGTTCTCGAAGGACGGTTCGGTGACGGCGGCGAATGCGTCGGGGCTGAACGACGGCGCGGCGGCGGTGCTGGTGATGTCGGCGCAGAAGGCGGCGGCACTCGGCCTGACGCCGCTGGCGCGGATCAAGGCGTACGCGAACGCGGGCGTGGATCCGAGCGTGATGGGCATGGGCCCGGTGCCGGCGTCGCGCCGTTGCCTGGAGCGTGCGGGCTGGACGCCGGGCGACCTGGACCTGATGGAAATCAACGAGGCATTCGCGGCGCAGGCGCTGGCGGTGCACAAGCAGATGGGCTGGGACACGTCGAAGGTGAACGTGAACGGCGGCGCGATCGCGATCGGTCACCCGATCGGCGCGTCGGGCTGCCGGATCCTGGTGACGCTGCTGCACGAGATGGTCAAGCGCGACGCGAAGCGCGGGCTGGCGTCGCTGTGCATCGGCGGCGGGATGGGCGTGGCACTCGCGGTCGAGCGTCCGTGA
- a CDS encoding 3-ketoacyl-ACP reductase: MSQRIAYVTGGMGGIGTSICQRLLKDGFKVVAGCGPNSPRRVKWLEDQKALGYDFIASEGNVGDWDSTKEAFDKVKAEVGEIDVLVNNAGITRDVVFRKMTHEDWTAVIDTNLTSLFNVTKQVIDGMVERGWGRIINISSVNGQKGQFGQTNYSTAKAGIHGFTMSLAQEVATKGVTVNTVSPGYIGTDMVKAIRPDVLEKIVATIPVRRLGGPEEIGSIVAWLASNDSGFATGADFSLNGGLHMG, from the coding sequence ATGTCTCAGCGAATTGCGTACGTAACGGGCGGGATGGGCGGCATCGGCACCAGCATTTGCCAGCGTCTGTTGAAAGACGGCTTCAAGGTGGTCGCGGGTTGCGGCCCGAACTCGCCGCGCCGTGTGAAATGGCTCGAGGACCAGAAGGCGCTCGGGTACGATTTCATCGCGTCGGAAGGCAACGTCGGCGACTGGGACTCGACCAAGGAAGCGTTCGACAAGGTCAAGGCCGAAGTCGGCGAAATCGACGTGCTGGTCAACAACGCGGGCATCACGCGCGACGTCGTGTTCCGCAAGATGACGCACGAAGACTGGACGGCCGTGATCGACACCAACCTGACGAGCCTGTTCAACGTGACGAAGCAGGTGATCGACGGGATGGTCGAGCGCGGCTGGGGCCGGATCATCAACATTTCGTCGGTGAACGGCCAGAAGGGGCAATTCGGCCAGACCAACTACTCGACCGCGAAGGCCGGCATCCACGGTTTCACGATGTCGCTCGCACAGGAAGTCGCGACGAAGGGCGTGACGGTCAACACCGTGTCGCCCGGCTACATCGGCACCGACATGGTAAAGGCGATCCGTCCGGACGTGCTCGAGAAGATCGTCGCGACGATTCCGGTGCGTCGCCTTGGCGGGCCGGAGGAAATCGGTTCGATCGTCGCGTGGCTCGCGTCGAACGACTCCGGCTTCGCGACGGGCGCCGACTTCTCGCTGAACGGCGGCCTGCACATGGGCTGA
- the phaR gene encoding polyhydroxyalkanoate synthesis repressor PhaR, with the protein MTTTKKTAERLIKKYPNRRLYDTETSTYITLTDVKQLVLEQEDFKVVDAKSNEDLTRSILLQIILEEESGGVPMFSSSMLSQIIRFYGHAMQGMMGTYLEKNIQAFIDIQNKLADQGKNLYEGNAMNPEVWSQFMNMQAPMMQGMMTSYIEQSKNMFVQMQEQMQNQAKSMFSTFPFKQPGAPEPEKK; encoded by the coding sequence ATGACTACTACAAAGAAAACGGCCGAGCGGCTCATCAAGAAGTACCCGAACCGCCGGCTCTACGATACCGAGACGAGCACGTACATCACGCTGACCGACGTCAAGCAACTCGTGCTGGAACAGGAGGACTTCAAGGTCGTCGATGCGAAATCCAACGAAGACCTGACGCGCAGCATCCTGCTGCAGATCATCCTCGAGGAGGAGAGCGGCGGTGTGCCGATGTTCTCGTCGTCGATGCTGTCGCAAATCATCCGTTTCTACGGTCATGCGATGCAGGGGATGATGGGCACGTACCTGGAAAAGAACATCCAGGCGTTCATCGATATCCAGAACAAGCTCGCGGATCAGGGGAAGAACCTCTACGAAGGCAACGCGATGAATCCGGAAGTCTGGTCGCAGTTCATGAACATGCAGGCGCCGATGATGCAAGGGATGATGACGAGCTACATCGAGCAGTCGAAGAACATGTTCGTGCAGATGCAGGAGCAGATGCAGAACCAGGCGAAGTCGATGTTCAGCACGTTCCCGTTCAAGCAACCGGGCGCGCCGGAGCCGGAAAAGAAGTAA